The following are encoded together in the Fusarium keratoplasticum isolate Fu6.1 chromosome 1, whole genome shotgun sequence genome:
- a CDS encoding Alpha-1,2-Mannosidase translates to MLLATVLLFVCAVLPWTAQAMRQDHLARLRRETVDMFYHGFSNYMEHGFPEDELRPLTCAPLTRDRENPAHIGLNDALGNYSLTLIDSLSTLAILAGGPDDGTYTGSRALGDFQDGVAKFVKYYGDGRPGASGQGLRAFGFDLDSKVQVFETVIRGLGGLLSAHLFAIGELPITGYDVKAADVKDEDPLELAPISWPNGFEYDGQLLRLALDLGQRLLPAFFTDTGIPYPRVNLRHGIPFYTNSPLHRDADEEKPSSDGAPEEITETCSAGAGSLTLEFTVLSRLSGDPRFEQAAKRAFWAVWGRRSEIGLIGNGIDAERGQWISPHAGIGAGMDSFFEYALKSHILLAGHDLLNASTSHRQSSTGWLDPNALHPPLPTELHSSDAFLQAWHEAHASVKRYLYTDKSHYPYYSNNHRATGQPYTMWIDSLGAFYPGLLAMAGEVDEAIEANLVYTALWTRYAAIPERWSVRDGNVDQGLGWWPGRPEFIESTYYIYRATKDPWYLYVGEMVLKDIERRCYAPCGWAGLQDVRTGEKSDRMESFFLGETTKYMYLLFDPDHALNKLDAAYVFSTEGHPLILPKHRRAKPTGRRPLIKRDVTGYKYYDKAYTNTCPVPPVPELLAESATAARQDLFSVSRFVDLHNTPNIHGPLETIEITDKDKRRVTRYRAKTNYTLFPWTLPPTMLPQNGTCTAPVERITTLIEFPAGDAASSLVSRFGASLVWYTHNGPTVRNLDGMRLHLERQPDGELPDRTWRITHAASRELGRHENVFFHAEHVRHYKDEAFTCLRRKDIVEIDLLLDLPDKQNASEPAPANGANASSDSVASQPPIASESLFKSLLRAVSSVFEPTYTDIPESEAEPGPTILRWSAYTATGAGAFPMPPIIDTPTSASPSYNARNPLANFPWRTVFLAGHACDAPLPESAPRQHQIIVMRRGGCSFSEKLERVPSFSPGPNSLQLVIVVDEGPEDDDSQGSDDMVRPLLTVGQLTPKGMERLSGIPMVLMRGARGDYGRFGEAKGVGMRRKYVVESQGMLIENAIVI, encoded by the exons ATGTTGCTGGCCACTGTCCTACTCTTCGTATGTGCCGTGCTACCATGGACGGCACAGGCAATGCGACAAGACCACCTTGCGCGGTTGCGCCGGGAAACAGTGGACATGTTCTACCATGGTTTCAGCAACTACATGGAGCATGGGTTCCCTGAAGACGAG CTTCGTCCTTTGACATGCGCCCCCCTGACTCGAGATCGCGAGAACCCCGCCCACATCGGACTCAACGACGCCCTAGGAAACTActccctcaccctcatcgACAGTTTATCGACCCTGGCTATCCTTGCCGGAGGACCTGACGATGGGACGTACACAGGATCGCGAGCGTTGGGCGACTTTCAAGATGGAGTGGCAAAGTTTGTCAAATACTATGGCGATGGACGGCCAGGTGCGTCAGGCCAAGGCCTCCGCGCGTTTGGGTTTGACCTCGATAGCAAGGTTCAGGTCTTCGAGACGGTCATACGCGGACTCGGTGGTCTTCTCAGCGCGCATCTCTTTGCGATTGGCGAGTTACCTATTACTGGATACGATGTAAAGGCAGCCGACGTGAAGGATGAGGATCCCTTGGAACTGGCGCCTATATCATGGCCCAATGGATTCGAATACGACGGGCAACTGCTCAGACTTGCGCTCGACCTCGGTCAGAGACTCCTTCCTGCATTCTTCACAGACACGGGCATTCCATATCCTCGGGTCAACCTTCGACATGGCATTCCCTTCTACACCAACTCACCTCTTCATCGTGATGCCGACGAAGAAAAGCCTTCTTCAGATGGTGCACCTGAAGAAATCACCGAGACATGTAGTGCTGGAGCAGGAAGTCTGACTCTTGAGTTCACCGTCCTAAGCCGCCTTTCAGGGGACCCTCGATTTGAGCAGGCTGCAAAGCGAGCCTTCTGGGCGGTTTGGGGCAGGAGGAGTGAGATCGGTCTTATTGGCAATGGTATTGATGCAGAACGAGGTCAATGGATAAGTCCGCATGCTGGAATTGGTGCCGGCATGGACAGCTTCTTTGAGTATGCTCTCAAGAGCCACATCCTACTTGCTGGGCACGATCTGCTGAATGCATCGACATCTCATCGGCAGAGTAGCACCGGATGGCTGGATCCCAAcgctcttcatcctcctctccccaCAGAGCTTCACTCCTCAGACGCTTTCCTCCAAGCCTGGCATGAAGCTCACGCCTCCGTCAAGAGATACCTCTACACCGACAAGAGTCATTATCCGTACTACTCGAACAACCATCGAGCTACTGGTCAACCTTATACCATGTGGATTGATAGCTTGGGGGCATTTTACCCTGGcctcttggccatggctggcgaggttgatgaggctATCGAAGCAAATCTCGTCTATACCGCTCTCTGGACACGATACGCAGCGATCCCTGAGCGCTGGTCTGTCCGAGACGGCAACGTTGACCAGGGTCTTGGTTGGTGGCCAGGCCGCCCCGAGTTCATCGAGTCGACATACTACATTTACCGTGCTACAAAAGACCCATGGTACTTGTATGTTGGGGAAATGGTTCTGAAGGACATCGAACGACGATGCTATGCTCCCTGCGGGTGGGCTGGTCTTCAAGACGTCCGTACAGGGGAAAAGTCTGATCGCATGGAGAGCTTCTTCCTGGGCGAGACGACGAAGTATATGTACCTGCTCTTCGATCCCGACCATGCGCTCAACAAACTCGATGCTGCGTACGTCTTTTCCACCGAAGGTCACCCCCTCATTCTCCCCAAACATCGTCGAGCAAAACCAACTGGACGTCGCCCTCTAATAAAACGCGATGTCACTGGATACAAGTATTACGACAAAGCCTACACGAATACCTGTCCTGTGCCTCCTGTCCCAGAATTGCTAGCCGagtcagcaacagcagctcGACAAGACCTATTCAGCGTTTCTCGTTTTGTCGACTTGCACAATACGCCAAACATCCACGGCCCCCTTGAGACCATCGAGATCAcagacaaagacaagagacGAGTGACCCGGTACAGAGCCAAGACTAACTACACACTCTTCCCCTGGACGTTGCCCCCGACAATGCTTCCGCAAAACGGTACCTGCACCGCACCCGTTGAGCGCATCACGACATTGATAGAGTTCCCGGCCGGCGATGCAGCCAGCTCGCTGGTTTCACGTTTCGGAGCGTCTCTTGTATGGTATACCCACAACGGGCCAACGGTTCGCAACCTTGATGGCATGCGGCTGCATTTGGAGCGTCAGCCGGATGGCGAGCTTCCAGATCGAACTTGGAGGATCACTCACGCGGCAAGCAGGGAGCTCGGTCGCCATGAGAATGTGTTCTTCCACGCAGAGCACGTACGGCACTACAAGGACGAGGCCTTCACCTGCCTCCGGCGGAAGGACATTGTCGAGATCGACCTTCTGCTCGACTTGCCAGACAAGCAGAATGCCAGCGAGCCAGCTCCCGCCAATGGAGCGAACGCATCCAGCGATTCTgtagccagccagccacccATTGCTTCAGAGTCTCTGTTCAAATCACTGCTCCGTGCCGTGAGCTCCGTCTTTGAACCCACATATACCGACATCCCGGAGTCGGAGGCGGAGCCCGGCCCCACCATACTCCGGTGGTCGGCCTACACGGCAACCGGCGCCGGCGCCTTCCCCATGCCGCCAATCATTGACACTCCGACGTCGGCCTCGCCAAGCTACAATGCTCGCAATCCTCTCGCCAACTTTCCCTGGAGAaccgtcttcctcgccgGCCATGCATGCGATGCGCCGCTGCCTGAATCCGCACCACGCCAGCATCAGATCATCGTCATGCGTCGTGGCGGCTGTTCCTTTAGTGAGAAGCTGGAGCGTGTCCCGAGTTTCTCGCCAGGGCCGAACTCGTTACAACTTGTGATTGTCGTAGACGAGGGTCCGGAGGATGACGATTCCCAAGGCTCTGATGACATGGTACGCCCGCTTCTGACAGTGGGGCAGTTGACGCCCAAGGGCATGGAACGGCTTAGCGGTATTCCCATGGTTCTCATGCGTGGTGCCAGGGGTGATTATGGGCGGTTTGGCGAGGCAAAGGGCGTGGGAATGCGCCGGAAGTATGTGGTTGAGAGTCAGGGGATGTTGATTGAAAACGCCATTGTGATATAA
- a CDS encoding Adenine phosphoribosyltransferase: MSAQEPVSSTTPSSATNITTSTAAASQDASGRQPSSSSSRSAELAGAKISLRQTLRSFPDFPIPGINFVDIMPLFADPTAHATLVNALELQVTESFQAKPDVIVGLDARGFLFGPGLALRLGVPFAAVRKKGKLPGPCVTAEYGKEYGTDFFQMQEDAVREGQKVLVVDDIIATGGSAKAAADLVHQLKGEVVGYLFILQIPGLNGRDKLGNIPTQILLEDA; the protein is encoded by the exons ATGAGCGCCCAAGAGCCAGTCTCCTCCACCACTCCATCCTCCGCGACAAACATCACCACGtctaccgccgccgccagcCAAGATGCCTCGGGACGAcagccctcctcctcctcctcccgttCCGCCGAACTCGCCGGTGCAAAGATAAGCCTGCGCCAGACGCTGCGCAGCTTCCCTGACTTCCCTATTCCGGGTATCAACTTCGTCGATATTATGCCCCTCTTCGCCGACCCAACCGCCCATGCCACTCTTGTCAACGCCCTCGAGCTCCAGGTCACCGAGTCTTTCCAGGCCAAGCCTGACGTTatcgtcggccttgatgcccGCGGCTTCCTCTTCGGTCCCGGCCTCGCCCTCCGCCTCGGCGTTCCCTTTGCCGCCGTTcgcaagaagggcaagctTCCTGGACCCTGTGTCACTGCCGAGTACGGCAAGGAGTATGGCACGGATTTCTTCCAGATGCAGGAAGACGCCGTTCGCGAGGGCCAGAAGGTTCTCGTCGTTGACGATATCATTGCCACGG GCGGTTCCGCGAAGGCTGCGGCCGACCTCGTTCATCAGCTTAAGGGCGAGGTTGTAGGATACTTGTTTATTCTCCAGATTCCCGGCCTTAACGGCCGAGATAAGCTCGGCAACATCCCCACCCAGATTCTTCTCGAAGACGCTTAG
- a CDS encoding Peroxisomal biogenesis factor 2, translated as MTDSSFVQAQRRVAARRQAREAEATARIAAQRQSSRTRSSLERLPFPLGRIGSAWDAISTREGTRPAFRVGQVDAELLDVELLDILKDQVCEGLKYFGGGHLHDDWSAEIMLALRAVLFKLTVWDHDATYGAALQNLKYTDARREGPILKAPSKAQKSLYGLVTVFGNYAWTRWEDWLLEHDDGYDEPSPRVKRLSRLTSTLSTVHSAAACVSFLIFLLHGRYRTLLDRVLRMRLAPPTSQVSREVSFEYLNRQLVWHAFTEFLLFVLPLIGIQRWRRWLTRTWRKTKDIIRTGPEEGSKSNGEYAFLPERTCAICYQDQNDTATSETEILAAAASSGVIGSAQTDITNPYETIPCGCVYCFVCLATRLEREEGEGWTCLRCGEHVRECKPWSGDLLEPSKHNSAKTVAFSDDIAGGVLVDEKDEDSLVESLSTSSD; from the coding sequence ATGACCGATTCAAGCTTCGTCCAAGCGCAGCGCCGCGTAGCTGCGCGCCGCCAGGCCCGTGAGGCCGAAGCCACAGCCCGTATCGCTGCGCAACGGCAATCTTCCCGAACCCGATCCAGCCTCGAGCGCTTACCCTTCCCCCTCGGCCGCATCGGATCTGCCTGGGACGCGATATCGACGAGAGAGGGTACGCGACCTGCTTTTCGTGTGGGACAGGTTGACGCCGAATTGCTTGACGTGGAGTTGTTGGATATCCTCAAAGACCAAGTTTGCGAAGGCCTCAAATACTTTGGTGGAGGACATCTTCACGATGACTGGTCGGCCGAGATCATGCTGGCCCTCAGGGCAGTGTTGTTTAAGCTCACCGTCTGGGACCACGATGCGACGTACGGCGCGGCTCTTCAGAACCTCAAATACACGGATGCCAGGAGAGAGGGACCCATCCTCAAGGCCCCCTCCAAGGCGCAAAAATCGCTTTACGGGTTGGTGACAGTATTTGGGAATTACGCCTGGACAAGATGGGAGGATTGGCTGCTGGAACACGACGATGGATACGATGAGCCCAGCCCGCGAGTGAAGCGGCTCTCGCGGTTGACATCCACCCTCTCGACTGTCCATTCAGCTGCCGCATGCGTCTCCTTCCTTATCTTTCTGCTGCACGGCCGATATCGAACGCTCCTCGATAGAGTTTTACGGATGAGGCTTGCGCCACCCACTAGCCAGGTCAGCCGAGAGGTCTCGTTTGAGTATCTCAATCGACAACTTGTCTGGCACGCCTTTACTGAGTTTCTACTCTTTGTGCTGCCTTTGATTGGTATTCagcgatggcggcgatggctgACCCGGACATGGCGAAAAACCAAGGACATCATTAGGACAGGCCCAGAAGAGGGCAGCAAGTCCAATGGAGAATATGCATTCCTCCCCGAGAGGACATGCGCCATCTGTTACCAGGACCAGAACGACACTGCGACTTCAGAAACAGAGATCCtggcggcggcagcctcCAGCGGTGTTATCGGTTCAGCCCAAACGGATATCACCAACCCATACGAAACGATTCCTTGCGGCTGTGTGTACTGTTTTGTGTGCTTGGCAACCCGCCTGGAGcgagaggagggagagggctGGACATGCCTGCGATGCGGTGAGCATGTCAGAGAATGCAAGCCTTGGAGCGGTGACTTGCTGGAGCCGTCGAAGCACAACTCAGCAAAGACGGTGGCATTTTCGGATGATATTGCCGGGGGCGTGCTTGTAgatgagaaggatgaggactCCTTAGTTGAGAGTCTGAGTACATCCTCGGACTGA